The following DNA comes from Deltaproteobacteria bacterium.
AAAATAATATTTTTAAACAAGAAGCGATTGACTTTAGAAAAGAAGAAGGCAAAGGGAAAAAAATAGAAATCAAGAAACTTCTCGCCTTATCAAAAAAAACTACCCCCAGTAATTAAATGCATCTTTTAAGAGAGCCTTTGACATTGTTAAAATAGCCATGTTTCACTAGCCCTCATGCAATCTGAAAAGGAAGTCTTCCACGAGCAACTTCAGGTATTAGAAAAGCTTATTCCAAGCCTGGATGCCGCCTATGCAGGACTTACGCGTACCTTCAAGTGGATGACTCCCCTGCTCAAAAAAAGTGTTTTCAACCAAGAAGACCAAAGTTATTTAAAAGACTTTCTGCACAGTGTGCACGAAGATTTGGCTGAATTTGACCAACTGTTAAGACGCGGCGAAGGAGAACGACATTTATTGCGCAGCGAATTCACACGGATCAAAAATGAATACCCCAGTGAACGTGAAAAAGACGAATTTTCCTTGCTTGAAGCCGAATTATGGTCTTTGGAGCAGAGTCTACTCATCCGCGAAAAATGTCTCAATCATCTGAACGAACTGGTACAACTTTTGGACAGTGTAATCAAACTAGGCGAAATGACCGAACTGGATGAACGCTTGCTGACTGAAATTGTCACTGATTTAAAAAATATTACTTGAATCAACATTTAACTAGACCTCTTGCGTAACTGTCGCGAGCACCCTAAGGGCAAAGCGCGGAGGGTCCAAGAAACCGGAGTTTACTACTGTAGATGAGGATTTCTTGGAAACCGCAACGCCGCCATTGGGGGACGCAGTAAGTTACACAAGAGGTCTATATGTACCCAACCCTTTTCACCATTCCTTATCTTGGCTTCAAAGTTCACAGTTATGGAGTGATGGTTGCCCTGGCCTTTTTTTTGGGCATGCAAGTTATCAGTCGTGAAGCCAAACGTCAGGGCCTTCCCGCGGATAAAATCCTGGACCTTTGTTTTTATATCATTATCGCGGCCATTGTCGGTTCTAGGGTGTTCTACATTCTGGTAGAGGAGCCTCATCTCCTACTTTCTCCCTTGGATTGGTTCAAAATTTGGGAAGGTGGCCTGGTTTTTTATGGAGGATTCATTGGCTCGCTGGCAGTTGGTTTTTGGTATCTTCACAAACATCGTTTGAACTTTTTAAAAACAGTGGATGTTTTCATCCTTGCCTTGCCCCTCGGCCACAGCCTGGGAAGAATAGGCTGTTTTTTAGCTGGCTGTTGTTATGGGAAACCCGCCCCTCATTTCCCTTTCTCAGTAGTTTTTCCGCTTACTTCGGAATCAATAGCCCCGGTGGGTGTCCCCCTTTTCCCCACTCAGCTGATGGAATCTATTGCCGAATTATTGGTTTTCGTGTTCTTATTCTGGAAAAGTCGTAAGAAAAAATTTGACGGTCAAATCCTGCTTCTGTACCTTGTTTTATACTCGATTGTTCGGTCTGTCGTAGAAGTTTTCCGAGGAGATATTTCTCGGGGCTTTGTGTGGGATGAAAAGATTAGCGTTGCACAAGGCATTAGTGTGGTGTTGGTTATTGTTGCTTTGATACTGTGGAAGAAATTATCAAAAAAATCCCCTCTCCCTTGAGGGGAGGGTTTTAGAAAGGGTTTTTTATGAAATACCTAAATAAAGCTTTTGTATTTTTTTCCCTCACCTTCATCCTTGTCGGCTTTTGTAATTGCGGCAAGGCCAGACTTTTTGGGACTCAAATGGAGGTAAATCCCGTTTCCAAAAGTTTTCCTGTTGAACCCGGCCTCGCTTTAAAATCGGCCAAAGAGGCCCTGGCCTTTTATGGATATAATCTCCAAAAAGAGGATGCTGAAAAAGGAATGTTGGAAACCCATTGGCAGCCCACCACCAGTGACTCCCATTATGTGAGTTATTTTGACAAACAAGATCGCGGAACCGTAGGGGCTTATCATAAATTGGTGGTCAAGGTAACTTCCAAAGGTCAAGGCTCACAAGTCGAGGTTTCTTCAGTCGCTCAAAGTTTTGTCAACAATCTACTTTCTACCCAAATCGAGGAACACAAGGTTTTGAATAAAATTGCAGACTTTACACGCCGTCAAGAGGTAGAAGTCACTAACATTGGGCTGCAGTAAGGGATTCGATACGTTCCAGTTCCAATACCACCGAATCCTCTCCATC
Coding sequences within:
- the lgt gene encoding prolipoprotein diacylglyceryl transferase, which gives rise to MYPTLFTIPYLGFKVHSYGVMVALAFFLGMQVISREAKRQGLPADKILDLCFYIIIAAIVGSRVFYILVEEPHLLLSPLDWFKIWEGGLVFYGGFIGSLAVGFWYLHKHRLNFLKTVDVFILALPLGHSLGRIGCFLAGCCYGKPAPHFPFSVVFPLTSESIAPVGVPLFPTQLMESIAELLVFVFLFWKSRKKKFDGQILLLYLVLYSIVRSVVEVFRGDISRGFVWDEKISVAQGISVVLVIVALILWKKLSKKSPLP